One part of the Glycine soja cultivar W05 chromosome 11, ASM419377v2, whole genome shotgun sequence genome encodes these proteins:
- the LOC114375569 gene encoding two-component response regulator-like APRR9 — MHSFFLFLNLSTKLTSSRSTFPRAMYTHRNASLSRAAADSLGHFLSPPDASTASPMQYSAAAHHQLGLGEFDNSVHELNYSEMSSSNTYNSCSSGCTSYMGSPSSLASNYESRRVVQRSVSSHSLQKNGRAHHQPFSEFSPLFVEFIDSENGPVRRACSTGDLQRFNGMQHFQHSDSSLSSESSLIIEEMSRTSPYSPEEKKVRIERYRNKRNQRNFGKKIKYACRKTLADSRPRIRGRFARNDETAKNPPAQWSHMGNGEEEDEEEENWADFFDSLVPANIAQEPQGSSSSFGVFY; from the exons ATGCATTCATTCTTTTTATTCCTCAACCTCTCTACTAAGCTTACTTCTTCCCGATCCACCTTCCCACGCGCCATGTACACACACCGCAACGCCTCGCTCTCACGCGCCGCCGCCGACTCCCTCGGCCATTTCCTCTCTCCACCGGACGCATCCACGGCGTCGCCAATGCAGTACTCCGCCGCCGCTCACCACCAACTCGGGCTGGGCGAGTTTGACAACTCGGTTCACGAACTCAATTACTCGGAGATGAGTTCGAGTAACACGTACAACAGCTGCAGCAGCGGGTGCACGAGCTACATGGGGTCGCCGAGTTCGCTGGCGAGTAATTACGAGAGTCGGCGAGTAGTGCAGAGGAGCGTTAGCAGCCACTCGCTGCAGAAGAATGGTAGGGCCCACCACCAACCCTTTTCTGAGTTCTCTCCTCTTTTCGTTGAGTTCATTGACTCGGAAAACGGTCCCGTACGGAGAGCTTGCAGTACCGGTGACCTTCAG agATTCAATGGAATGCAACATTTTCAGCATTCTGATAGCTCATTGTCAAGTGAAAGTAGTTTGATCATTGAAGAAATGAGCAGAACCAGTCCTTATAGCCCAGAGGAGAAGAAGGTGAGGATTGAGAGATATAGGAACAAGAGAAACCAGAGGAACTTCGGCAAGAAAATTAAG TATGCTTGCAGAAAGACTTTGGCAGATAGCAGGCCACGTATCAGAGGGCGATTTGCAAGGAATGATGAAACTGCTAAGAACCCTCCAGCTCAGTGGAGTCACATGGGAAATGGagaggaagaggatgaagaggaaGAGAATTGGGCTGATTTCTTTGATTCCTTAGTTCCTGCAAATATTGCTCAGGAGCCTCAAGGCAGTAGTTCCTCCTTTGGTGTGTTCTATTAA
- the LOC114375481 gene encoding chitinase 2-like, translated as MRMEFPTLKLFFFIFLLLTSTHARSAPPTTNLFREYIGAEFNNVKFSDVPINPSVQFHFILSFAIDYDTSSSSSPTNGNFNIFWDTGNLSPTQVSAIKTKHPNVKVALSLGGDSVANGYAYFNPSSIDSWVSNAVSSLTSIIKQYNLDGIDIDYEHFKTDPETFSECVGRLIKTLKSNGVIKFASIAPFDDEQVQSHYLALWKSYGNLIDYVNFQFYAYDKGTSVAQFIDYFNTQSSKYNGGKVLVSFISDGSGGLAPNDGFFTACHTLKSEQKLHGIFVWSADDSMKSGFPYEKQSQALLAIP; from the coding sequence ATGAGAATGGAATTTCCCACTCTTaaacttttcttcttcatcttcttacTCCTCACATCAACCCATGCAAGATCCGCACCCCCAACCACAAACCTATTCCGAGAATACATTGGAGCTGAGTTCAACAACGTTAAATTCTCCGATGTCCCTATCAACCCAAGTGTTCAATTCCACTTCATTCTCTCCTTCGCTATCGACTACGACACGTCATCATCCTCCTCTCCCACCAACGGAAACTTCAATATCTTTTGGGACACCGGCAACCTAAGCCCCACCCAAGTTTCCGCCATCAAAACCAAACACCCAAACGTCAAAGTTGCCCTAAGTCTCGGAGGAGATAGCGTTGCAAATGGCTACGCTTACTTCAACCCCTCTTCAATCGATTCATGGGTTTCCAACGCGGTTTCTTCACTCACAAGCATCATCAAACAGTACAACCTAGACGGAATCGACATCGACTACGAGCATTTCAAGACGGACCCCGAAACCTTTTCTGAGTGCGTGGGGAGGCTAATCAAAACCCTAAAATCCAATGGGGTCATCAAATTTGCCTCCATTGCTCCATTTGACGATGAACAAGTTCAGAGCCACTACTTGGCTTTGTGGAAGAGTTATGGGAACCTTATAGATTATGTTAACTTCCAGTTTTATGCATATGACAAGGGCACAAGCGTGGCACAATTTATCGATTATTTCAACACACAGAGTTCGAAGTATAACGGTGGGAAGGTGTTGGTGAGTTTCATCAGTGATGGGAGTGGTGGGCTGGCACCAAATGATGGGTTCTTCACGGCATGTCATACCCTAAAGAGTGAGCAAAAACTTCATGGCATATTTGTGTGGAGTGCTGATGATTCCATGAAAAGCGGTTTCCCATATGAGAAGCAATCACAAGCCCTTTTAGCTATACcctag
- the LOC114377300 gene encoding kinesin-like protein KIN-5D translates to MEAQQRRGGLVPLSPSQTPRSGDKLARDLRSADSNSSGHSKFDKDKGVNVQVLVRCRPLSEDEARLNTPIVISCNEGRREVSAVQNIANKQIDRTFAFDKVFGPNSKQKELFEQAMSPIVNEVLEGYNCTIFAYGQTGTGKTYTMEGGARKKNGEFPSDAGVIPRAVKQIFDILEAQNAEYSMKVTFLELYNEEITDLLAPEETLKFVDDKSKKPIALMEDGKGGVFVRGLEEEVVCTANEIYKILEKGSAKRRTAETLLNKQSSRSHSIFSITIHIKECTPEGEEMIKCGKLNLVDLAGSENISRSGAREGRAREAGEINKSLLTLGRVINALVDHSGHVPYRDSKLTRLLRDSLGGKTKTCIVATISPSIHCLEETLSTLDYAHRAKNIKNKPEINQKMVKSALIKDLYSEIDRLKQEVYAAREKNGIYIPRDRYLHEEAEKKAMVEKIERMELEAESKDKQLMELQELYKCQQLLIVELSDKLEKTEKSLEETEQSLFDLEEKHTQANATIKEKEFLISNLLKSEKALVEHAIELRADLENAASDVSKLFSKIERKDKIEEGNRILVQKFQSQLAQQLEDLHKTVAASVIQQEQQLKEMENDMDSFVSTKAEAIENLRARVGKFKNMYGSGIKALGNLAEEFKGNSELTFEELNSEVAKHSSALENLFQGIALEADSLLNDLQSSLKKQEAKLTAYARQQEEAHARAEENTRAVSKITVNFFETLHMHASNMIQIVEESQFTNDKKLYELQKKFEECTAHEEKQLLEKVAEMLASSSSRKKKLVQMAVNDLRESANTKISRLRQETLTMQDSTSSVKSEWKLHMEKTESNYHEDTSAVESGKNDLVEVIRHCRKKAEVGAQQWRNAQESILSLEKINAASVNAIIRGGMEANHLLRDRFSSAVSTTLEDAEIANKDINSSIEHSLQLDHDACGNLNSMIIPCCGDLRELKGGHYHRIVEITENAGKCLLSEYTVDEPSCSTPRKRSFNLPSVSSIEELRTPSFEELLKSFWDAKSPKHANGDVRYIGAYEAAQSVRDSRVPLIAIN, encoded by the exons ATGGAGGCTCAGCAGAGAAGAGGAGGATTAGTGCCGCTGTCGCCGTCGCAGACGCCGCGCTCCGGCGACAAGCTGGCGCGAGATCTGCGATCTGCGGATTCCAATTCGAGCGGTCACAGCAAATTCGATAAGGACAAAGGCGTCAATGTGCAAGTTCTTGTTCGTTGCAG gcCGTTGAGTGAAGACGAAGCGAGGTTGAACACGCCGATCGTGATTTCGTGTAACGAAGGTAGAAGAGAGGTTTCGGCTGTGCAGAATATAGCCAACAAACAGATCGATCGAACCTTCGCATTcgacaag GTTTTTGGTCCTAATTCCAAGCAGAAAGAACTTTTTGAGCAGGCAATGTCTCCTATTGTGAATGAAGTGCTTGAAGGATATAACTGCACCATTTTCGCGTATGGTCAAACAGGGACAGGAAAAACTTACACAATGGAAGGAGGTGCAAGGAAGAAG aATGGAGAGTTTCCGAGTGATGCTGGTGTCATCCCAAGAGCTGTGAAACAGATTTTTGATATATTAGAAGCTCAGAATGCCGAGTATAGCATGAAAGTGACGTTTCTAGAGCTTTACAATGAGGAGATAACAGATCTTTTGGCCCCTGAGGAGACTTTAAAATTTGTGGATGACAAATCTAAGAAACCTATAGCTCTTATGGAGGATGGAAAGGGGGGTGTTTTTGTCAGAGGTTTAGAGGAAGAGGTTGTTTGCACTGCAAATGAAATTTATAAGATATTGGAAAAGGGTTCAGCGAAAAGGCGAACGGCTGAGACTCTTCTTAACAAACAAAGCAGTCGTTCCCATTCCATATTTTCTATCACTATTCACATTAAAGAGTGTACTCCAGAGGGTGAAGAAATGATTAAATGTGGGAAGCTAAATCTTGTGGACCTTGCAGGTTCTGAGAATATTTCACGTTCCGGTGCAAGAGAG GGTAGAGCAAGGGAAGCTGGGGAGATAAATAAAAGCTTGCTTACACTTGGTCGAGTGATTAATGCTCTAGTTGATCATTCAGGTCATGTGCCTTATAG GGATAGCAAATTAACAAGACTGTTGAGGGATTCCTTGGGCGGTAAAACCAAGACATGCATAGTTGCTACGATATCACCTTCTATTCACTGTCTGGAAGAAACTCTTAGTACCTTGGATTATGCACACCGTGCCAAAAATATCAAGAACAAACCAGAG ATCAATCAGAAGATGGTGAAATCTGCACTCATAAAGGATCTGTATTCTGAAATTGACAGACTGAAGCAAG AGGTGTATGCTGCAAGAGAGAAAAATGGAATTTATATACCGCGGGATCGTTATCTTCATGAAGAAGCAGAGAAAAAG GCCATGGTTGAAAAGATAGAACGCATGGAACTAGAAGCAGAGTCTAAGGATAAG CAATTGATGGAACTTCAAGAACTCTACAAATGTCAGCAACTTTTGATTGTCGAGTTAAGTGATAAACTTGAAAAAACCGAG AAAAGTCTTGAAGAAACTGAGCAGTCATTATTTGATCTTGAGGAAAAGCACACACAAGCAAATGCAACAATTAAGGAAAAGGAATTTCTAATATCGAATCTACTGAAATCTG AAAAAGCACTTGTGGAGCATGCAATTGAGCTACGAGCTGATCTAGAGAATGCTGCATCGGATGTGTCAAAGCTGTTTTCTAAAATTG AGCGGAAGGATAAAATTGAAGAAGGAAATAGAATACTTGTCCAGAAATTCCAGTCTCAGTTAGCTCAACAGCTAGAAGATTTGCACAAGACGGTTGCAGCATCGGTAATTCAACAAGAGCAGCAACTAAAGGAAATGGAAAATGATATGGATTCTTTTGTATCAACAAAGGCAGAG GCTATTGAAAATCTAAGAGCGCGGGTaggaaaatttaaaaacatgtatGGTTCTGGCATTAAAGCTTTGGGCAATTTAGCTGAGGAGTTTAAAGGAAATAGTGAGTTAACTTTTGAAGAGTTGAATTCTGAAGTAGCCAAGCATTCATCTGCCTTGGAGAAT CTTTTTCAAGGAATTGCATTAGAAGCTGATTCATTACTAAATGATCTTCAAAGTAGTCTCAAAAAGCAAGAGGCCAAGTTAACTGCTTATGCTCGACAACAGGAAGAG GCACATGCCAGAGCAGAGGAGAATACACGTGCAGTATCTAAAATAACTGTGAACTTCTTTGAGACATTACACATGCATGCATCCAATATGATCCAAATTGTAGAAGAATCGCAATTTAccaatgataaaaaattgtatgaacTTCAAAAGAAGTTTGAG GAGTGTACTGCGCATGAAGAAAAACAACTACTGGAGAAAGTGGCAGAAATGCTTGCTAGCTCTAGttctagaaagaaaaaactG GTCCAAATGGCAGTTAATGATCTTCGGGAAAGTGCAAACACTAAAATCAGTAGGCTGAGGCAAGAAACATTAACCATGCAAGATTCCACTTCTTCTGTTAAATCTGAATGGAAACTTCACATGGAAAAAACAGAGTCCAACTATCATGAGGATACTTCTGCAGTAGAATCTGGAAAGAATGACCTTGTGGAGGTTATTCGGCACTG CCGCAAAAAGGCAGAAGTAGGTGCACAACAATGGAGAAATGCTCAAGAATCCATACTTAGCCTGGAGAAGATAAATGCTGCTTCTGTGAATGCTATTATTCG GGGAGGAATGGAAGCTAATCATCTCCTACGAGACCGATTCTCAAGTGCTGTGTCAACTACACTTGAAGATGCAGAAATCGCAAACAAGGATATTAATTCTTCCATTGAAC ATTCATTGCAACTTGATCATGACGCTTGTGGGAATCTAAACTCTATGATTATCCCATGCTGTGGTGACTTGAGAGAATTGAAGGGGGGTCATTACCACAGAATTGTAGAGATAACTGAAAATGCAGGGAAATGTCTTCTCAGTGAATACACG GTAGATGAACCATCTTGTTCAACACCAAGAAAGAGATCCTTCAATTTACCCAGTGTTTCATCCATAGAAGAACTAAGAACCCCGTCATTTGAGGAACTACTGAAATCCTTCTGGGATGCAAAATCTCCAAAACATGCAAATGGTGATGTTAGATATATTGGGGCATATGAAGCTGCTCAATCCGTAAGAGATTCCAGAGTTCCTCTTATAGCAATTAATTAA